The Kribbella shirazensis genomic interval AATCCCATCAGCCGGAACTGCAGCCGGCTCAGTGCGCCCGAGGGCCGGAACAGCGCGGTACGAACGTCCTCCTCGGAGGTGTCACGACTGTCGGCCTCGCTCACTGGTGTGTCCTTTCTCGCGGTGTCGAACTCACAGCATCTTTTCAGGTCTAGGGGTTGGACAGTTGGTCGGCTTCTGTCGCTTCGGTTCGATAGGGTCTGGCGGCATGAGCGGCTTCCCGGACGAGGTTGAGGGGTACTACGCGGAGCTGGCCGAGCGGCGGGGGTGGCCGGCGGAGACGGTCGCCGCGATCCGGTCGACCGTCGAGCTGATCCGCGACCTGGATCGCGGGACGGCGCCGCGGACGTACGGCGCGGCGGTCGACGACTACGGGACCGACTGGCTCTACGAGGCGGTCTGGCACGAGGCGGAATGGGTCGTCGTCCGGCAACTCGGCGTCGGCGAGGACGGCGAGGTCACGCGGTACTGGTGGCAGCGCCTCGAGGACGACGAGGGCATGCTCACCGACCAGGCCCTCGACCGCGACGACTGGGGCCTGCGCCCGCTGACCCGCGAGGACTTCTACACCGCCTGGGACGATCCGGGCTGGTCACTTACCGCCTGAACTCCAGTACCCCTTCGCGTACTGAATGTTCGTGATGCGAGACGTCGGCACCATGGTCCGGACATTGTGTGGCAGACTGCAAAACGTCATGAAGCACTATCGGGTGATTATTCCCTAGGCGCGCTCAGCAAGTTGTACCTGAGCGCGCAGACCTCTCGCACCTTGCGGGAGGTTTTTTGTTTGCCTCTCCCGACTCAGTCAAACCCCCTCCGGAAGGCCGACCCCCATGAGCATCTCGGACGATTTCCACGTCTACGACACGACTCTGCGCGACGGCGCGCAGCAGGAGGGGTTGGCGCTGTCCGTGGCCGACAAGATCGCCATCGCGCAGCACCTGGACGAGTTGGGGGTCGGCTTCATCGAGGGCGGCTGGCCGGGCGCCGTACCCAAGGACACCGAGTTCTTCGAGCGGGCCAGGACCGAGCTGCACCTGCGGAACGCGACGTTCGCCGCGTTCGGTGCGACCTGTAAGCCGGAGTCCGCGGCGGCTGACGACGCGCAGGTCGCGGCCCTGCGTGAGTCCGGCGCCGGCGTGGTGACGCTTGTTGCCAAGAGCCACGACGCACATGTCGAACGGGCGCTGCGGACGACCCTCGACGAGAACCTCCGGATGGTCGCCGACACCGTCCGCCACCTGCGCGAGAACGGGCAGCGGGTCTTCCTCGACACGGAGCACTTCTTCGACGGGTACCGGGCGAACCGCGCGTACGCGCTCGAGGTGGTACGGGTGGCGGCCGAGGCCGGCGCCGATGTCGTTGCCCTGTGCGACACGAACGGCGGGACGCTCCCGCGTGAGCTGCAGGACGTCGTCCGCGACGTCCTCGAGTCGACCGGTGCCCGGCTCGGTATCCACGCTCACAACGACGGGGGTTGCGCGGTGGCGAACTCGATCGCCGCCGTCGAAGCGGGCGTCACGCACGTCCAGGGCACGATCAACGGGTACGGCGAGCGCACCGGGAACGCCGACCTGCTGGCGGTCGTCGCCAACCTCGAACTCAAGCGGGACATGCGGCTGCTCCCGGAGGGCAACCTCGCCGAGTCGTTCCGGATCGCGCACGCCATCGCCGAGGTGACGAACGTGCCGCCGTCGGCCCGGCAGCCGTACGTCGGCCTGTCCGCGTTCGCGCACAAGGCCGGCCTGCACGCCAGCGCGATCAAGGTGGACCCGGATCTCTACCAGCACACGGATCCGGCGCTGGTCGGCAACGACATGCGGATGCTGGTGTCGGAGATGGCCGGCCGGGCGAGCGTGGAGCTGAAGGGCCGTGAACTCGGGTTCGACCTCGGCAACGACCGCGAGCTGGTCAGCCGGGTGACCGAGCGGGTGAAGGAGCTCGAGGCGCGCGGATACACGTTCGAGGCGGCCGACGCGTCGTTCTCGCTGCTGCTCAGCGAAGAGGTCGACGGCAAGCGGCCGAGCTTCTTCGACGTCGAGTCGTGGCGGGTGATCACGGAGTCGCGCGCTGACGGCGAGGCGGTGTCCGAGTCGACGGTGAAGCTCGTCGCCGGGGGAGAGCGGGAGATCGTCACCGGCGAGGGCAACGGCCCGGTGAACGCGCTCGACCACGCGCTCCGGACGGCGATCGAGCGCGCGTACCCGGTGGTGAACAAGTTCGAGCTCGTCGACTACAAGGTCCGCATCCTCGACCAGGGGCACGGGACCGACGCCGTGATCAGAGTCCTGATCCAGACCACGGACGGCGAAGGCTCGTGGGTGACGGTAGGCGTCGGGCACAACATCGTCGAGGCGTCCTGGGAGGCGCTGGTCGACGCGGTCACGTTCGGCCTGCTGCGCCACAAGGAGGTCGTGCGATGAGTCTGCTCGCGGTGGAACGGGCGGTCACGGTACTCACGGCGCGCGTGGTCGAGGTCGACGGTCTGCTGGCGCGCGTCGCCGTACTGCTCAACCCGTACGACGTCCGCGAGCTGGCGCTGTCCCTGGACCAGGGCGAACTCCGGGTCGTGGTCGAGGGCAACGGTTTCGACGCCAACCGGGTCGCCGCCCGCCTGAACAAGGTGATCGGCGTCCTCGAGGTCACCGTCAGCTGACAAGAGCTTGCTCCGACTGCACCGCCCCCAGTCCTTCTGACCCTCACGTTGACCCTGATCGCGACGTGCGTCGTACTGTCAGCCGCTAGCCCCGCTAGCCCGGCTAGCCCCGCTAGCCCCGCTAGCTCCGCTAGCCGGTACCGCGCGCCGCCTTCACCCATCCCGGCGTACGACACGATGACGGCCAGCTCGTACGCCGCCTTGTCGTATATCCCGAAGCCGCGCGCGGTCGTCGAATGCGGCTCCGGCTCGAACGGACTCGCTCAGGAGATCTGCCGCGACTTCGGCTATACCGGCTGGGGGCTCACCGTGGCGACGCACGTCGCGGAGACGGCACGCCAGCTACTTCTACGCCTGGGCGGCCCTCGCCCACGCCGGTAATCCGGGCTGATCCGCAGTGGAAGGAAGGCCCGCGGGGCGGCGAGTTGCTCCGCGGGCCTTCCGGTCTAGGTCGCTGTCAGCGCGGTGTCAGTCCCAGCTGAGGCCGCTGGAGGACTGGTACTCGATGACGCGGGTTTCGAAGAAGTTCTTCTCCTTCTTCAGGTCCATCACCTCTGACATCCATCCGAAGGGGTTCCGCGTTTCATGAAAAATCGGATTGAGGCCGATTTGTTCCGCTCTGCGGTCCGTGACGAAGTGCATGTACTGCTCGCAGAGGTCCGCGGTGAGGCCGAGCATGCCGTTCGGCAGGGTGGCGCGGCCGTAGGCGACCTCGAGCTCGCACGCCTCGGTGAGCATCTGCCGGACCTCCGCCTGGAAGGCGGCGGTCCACAGGTGCGGGTTCTCCTGCTTGATCTGGTTGATGCAGTCGATGCCGAAGTTCAGGTGGATCGACTCGTCGCGCAGGATGTACTGGTACTGCTCGGCGATGCCGACCATCTTGTTGCGCCGGCCGAGCGACAGGATCTGCGCGAACCCGGTGTAGAACCACATCCCCTCGAACACCACATAGAACGCGATCAGGTCGCGCAGGAACGCCGTGTCGGTCTCCGGCGTACCGGTCCGGAAGTCCGGGTCCTCGAGGTGCTGGGTGTACTTGAGCGCCCACGCGTCCTTGTCGGAGATCGACGGCACCTCGCGGTACATGTTGAACAGCTCGCCCTCGTCGAGACCGAGCGAGGTGCAGATGTACTGGAACGTGTGGGTGTGCACGGCCTCCTCGAAGGCCTGGCGGAGCAGATACTGCCGGCACTCGGGATTGCTGAGCTGGCGGTAGACCGCGAGGACGATGTTGTTCGCGACCAGGGACTCCGCCGTGGCGAAGAAGCCGAGGTTGCGCTTGAGCATCAGCCGCTCGGCGTCGGTCAGACCGTCCTTCGCCCCTGATGGACGCCGCCAGAGTGAGATGTCCGCCTGCATGGAGACCTCGGTGGGCATCCAGTGGTTGTTGCAGGCGGCCAGGTACTTCTCCCAGGCCCACGTGTACTTCAACGGCAGCAGCTGGTTGACGTCCGCGCGGGCGTTGATCATCGCCTTGTCGGCGACCTCCACGCGCGCGGCGCCGACGGTGATCTCGCTCAGTCCGGTGGTCACTGGCAGGCCTCGCAGTCCGGGTCGTCGATGGCGCACGCCGCGCCGGTTGGTTCGGGGAGAGCTGCTTCCAGCAGCGACGGGGGTACGGCGTTCAACCGGCCGTCGGTGCCCTGCAGGGTGGACTTCTCCACGTGGGTCGCCGACTGGGAACGCAGGTAATACGTCGTCTTGAGGCCGTACCGCCAGGCCGACCGGTACAGCTCGTCGAGCGCGCGACCGGACGGCTTCGCCATGTAGAGGTTCAGCGACTGCGCCTGGTCGATCCACTTCTGGCGCCGCGACGCCGCCTTCACCAGCCACTGCGGGTCGATCTCGAACGCGGTCGCGTACAGGTCGCGCAGATCGGCCGGGATCCGCTCGATCCCGGCCAGGATCCCGTCGTGGTACTTCAGGTCGGACACCATCACCTGGTCCCACAGCCCGCGCGCCTTCAGGTCCGCGACGAGGTACGGGTTGGCGACGGTGAACTCGCCGGACATGTTCGACTTCACGAACAGGTTGCTGTACGTCGGCTCGATCGACTGGCTCACGCCGCAGATGTTGGAGATCGTCGCGGTCGGCGCGATCGCCATGAGGTTCGAATTCCGCATGCCGTCGCGCAACACCTTCTGGCGCAGGCCGTCCCAGTCCAGGCGCCGGCTCTCGTCGATGATCACGTCGCCGTCGCGGGCAGTCCGCAGCAGGTCGAGTGAGTCGATCGGCAACACACCCTGGCTCCACAGCGATCCGTCGTACGACGAGTAGCGGCCGCGCTCGGCGGCGAGATCACTCGACGCCTCGATCGCGTGGTAGCTGACCTGCTCCATCGAGCTGTCCGCGAACTCGACTGCGGCGTCGGACGCGTACGGGATGCGGAGCTTGCACAGCGCGTCCGCGAACCCCATCAGGCCGAGGCCGACCGGCCGGTGCCGTTGGTTCGCGCGCTCGGACTCCGGGGTCGTGTAGAAGTTCACGTCGATGACGTTGTCGAGCATCCGGACCGCGGTCTTGACGGTGTCCCGGAGGAGGTCGGCGTCGAGGCCGTCGTCGGTCAGATGCGCGACCAGGTTCACCGAGCCGAGGTTGCAGACTGCTGTCTCCTCGACCGTCGTGTTGAGGGTGATCTCGGTGCACAGGTTCGACGAGTGAACCACGCCGTCGTGCTGCTGCGGCGAGCGCAGGTTGCAGGCGTCCTTGAACGTGATCCACGGGTGGCCGGTCTCGAACAGCACGGTCAGCATCCGCCGCCACAGCTCGACCGCCTTGACCCGCTTGAACACCCGGATCTCACCGCGATCCGCGGCCTCTTCGTAACCGCGGTACGCGTCGGCGAACGCGGCGCCGTACAGCTCGTGCAGGTCGGGCACCTCGTCCGGCGAGAACAACGTCCACTCTCCGCCGGCCTCGACCCGCTGTAGGAACAGGTCCGGCACCCAGTTCGCCGTGTTCATGTCGTGCGTCCGGCGCCGCTCGTCACCGGTGTTCTTCCGCAGGTCCAGGAACTCCTCGATGTCGACGTGCCACGTCTCCAGATACGCACACACCGCCCCCTTGCGCTTTCCACCCTGATTCACTGCGACGGCGGTGTCGTTGGCGATTTTGAGGAAGGGGACGACACCCTGGGATTCGCCGTTGGTGCCGCGGATGTGGGCGCCGATGCCGCGGACCGGGGTCCAGTCGTTGCCGAGGCCGCCGGAGTACTTCGCCAGCAGCGCGTTGTTGCGGATGCCGCTGAAGATGCCGGACAGGTCGTCCTCGACCGTGGTGAGGAAGCAGGACGACAGCTGCGGGCGGGTGGTACCGGAGTTGAACAGCGTCGGCGTCGAGGACATGAAGCGGAACGAGCTGAGCAGCTCGTAGAACTGGATAGCCCGCGCCTCACGGTCGTCCTCGCGCAGCGCCATCCCCATCGCGACCCGGAGGAAGAACGCCTGCGGCAGCTCGTACCGCACCTTGTCGCGATGCAGCAGGTAGCGGTCGTACAGCGTCTGCAAACCGAGGAATGTGAAGTCGAGGTCGCGCTCCGGCCTGATCGCGGCGGCGAGCCGGTCGAGGTCGAAGCGGCCTAGCTCGGGGTCGAGTTGCCCCGCCTCGATGCCGACCTGGAGGTAGCGCCGGAAGTAGTCGACGTACGCCGTGGTCATGTCGGCCTGGCTGGCTTGCCGCGGCTCACCATGGACGCGACCGAGGGCTTCGCGGCGGATCTGGTCCAGTAGCAGCCGGGAGGCGGCGAAGCTGTACTGCGGCTCGGTCTCGACGTACGACCGGGCGGCCATCACCAGCGCGAGCTCGACCTCGTGCTGCGCGATGCCGTCGTAGCAGGCGCCGAGCGTCGCGTCGAGGATCAGGTCCGGATCGACCGCGTCGAGCCCGGCGGCCGCCTCGGTGACGACCACGCGGAGCCGGTCGAGGTCGAGCGGGGACCGGGTGCCGTCGGCCGCCAGGACGGTCAGCGCCGGCTTCTCGGCGACGCCGGACGGATCGGCGGGAGTGCGGGCCTTGGTCCGCTCCTCGCGGTAGAGCACGTAGGCGCGGGCGACCTGGTGTTCGCCGGCGCGCATCAGCGCCAGCTCGACCTGGTCCTGGATGTCCTCGACGTGCACGCTGCGGCGGCCGGAGAAGGAATTCAGACCGCGGCTGGTCAAGGCGGTGACGACCCGGCCGGTCAGGTCGGTCACCAGGTCGCGGACCCGGTGGGTGGTGCCGGCGTCGGCGCCTTCGACGGCGAGGAACGCCTTCGTCAGGGCGACGGAGATCTTGGTGGCGTCGAACGGCGTACTGCTGCCGTCCCGGCGGACGACAGTGAGCTCTGCCGGCTGGTCCGTGGTCGCCACGGGATGTGAGGAAGCAAGTGAGGAAGCAATGGTCACAGGTGTGCGCTCCAGAAGAGTTCGGAGATCCGGGACCACGCGAGCAGGCGCACGACGGGACCGGCAGCACCGGCCGGGATCACTGCCGTCACGCCCTGCGACCCACCCGCGAGGTCTCGGACCGCGTGCACCGGCGGTACACGCGCCGGTGGCAGGTATCCGGACTCGCGGACAGGCTGCGGCAGCGCGTCCGATCACCGTTGCGGGGCAGCTCCGGAGTTGCACCGGATTCCCCTGTTGCCTCGGGGCGATCAACATCTTGTGGTGTCGAGCGCCCTGAACCACCAGCAGTAGTGATGCTAGGGGGATCTGGCTAGATCTTGTGGTAGCGCCACGCCGCGTGTCGAACATCTTGTGTCCTCACGCCGCGACCGCGTAGAGGTCCTGGAGCGTCATGATCTCCGAGCCGTGATGGATGAGCTCACGATTCAGCCGGAGGACGACGTGACCGAACGGCTCGGCGGCGTCGAGCTCGTTCGCCTGGCTGAGGCCGACCGTCATCACCTCGTCCTCGTCCAGCGCGGCGATCGCGTCCTGCCAGGCCTCGACCCAGTAGGTCAGCCAGGCGACCGCGTCCCGCGCGTTCCCGTGCAGGGTGATGTCGGCCCGCCCTTGCCGGCTCGCCCCGAACGTCCACTCCCAGCGCTCGAAGAACGTCTCGGTCAGATGCGCGATCAGCCAGGCGATCGTCCGCGGGCCGCGATGATCCGGCTCGTCCGGCCATTGCGCGACCCACTCGCCGGACCCGAGCGACCGGAAATGGCCGGCGTAGTGCCGCCGGACGACGGTCAGCGCCTCACTGCTCGGTCGCCAGAAGTACTGCTCGTCGGTCAACTGGGCGAGCCGTCCGGACAGCACCATCCAGCTGAAGCCCAGCTGGCCGCGGACCATCGCCATTGCCGACGGCCGGTGCAGCATGTCCCAGTCGAACGCCTCCGGCATCACAACTCCCTGTATGATCGAACATGTGTTCGAATTCTTGCTCGATCGCGACGGGAAAGTCAAACCACCTAGTGTGTCGGTCCTGGCCTTGGCGGCACCGGTCTGCTAGGTGCTGCGATCCGGGTGTCCGCGGCCGGGCTGGCGAAGCGGCGTTCGAGCAGCGTGAAGGCGTCGATCAGTTCCGGTGCCTCGTACACCCGGTTGCGCCGCCCGTCGGTGATCTCGCGCAGGATGCGGGCCTCGACGAGGCGGGCGAGGCCCTGGTTCGCGGCCTGCTGGGAGCGGTCGATCAGCTGCGCCGCGGCCGCGAGGGTGAGGACCGGCGCGGCGGGGAGTGCGTCGATCAGGAGCTCCACCGCGGACCCCGCGCGGACCGGCGCCGCTCGTTCGCGCCACTCGGCCTTCAGGTCGGACGCGGCCTGCTCGAAGCGGGCGGCCTCCGCGGTCGCGTGCGTGCAGGCGAGTGCGAACATCCGCAGCCACGGGTTCGCGGCCGCGCGGGCCTTCGCGGTGGTCGCGCGTCCGACGTACCTGAACGCTGTGAGTGTGTCGACGTACTCCGACGCGTGCGTGGCGAGTGCGAGCGAGACCGGCGGCACGGTCCGCGTCACCACGCCCTCGGCGCGCAGGATCAGGTGGATGAGCGCACGACCGGTCCGGCCGTTGCCGTCGGCAAACGGATGGACGGTCTCGAACTGCGCGTGCGCGATCGCCGTCTTCGCCAGGACGGGCAGGGGTGACTCGCGGACGAACGTCATCAGGTCGGCGAGCAGCTCGGGGATCAGGTGCGCCGGCGGCGGGACGTAGTACGCCTCGGCGGGGGAGCGGCCGCCGATCCAGTTCTGCAGGTAGCGGATCTCGCCGCCGTACTCCGGATTCGGCGACTGGGCCATCAGGCGGCGATGCGCCTCGAGCAGATGGTCGACCTCGAGCTTGTCGCCGGCCTCGACGGAGTCGGTCACCCAGGTCATCGCGTCGACCGCGCCGAGGACCTCCTCGGCCGTCACGTCGTGGATGCGGTCCCGCAGTACGTCGGCCTTCAGCAACCGGCGCGCGCCGACGACGAGCCCTTCGATGTGCGACGACCCGACCGCCTCGGCCCGGAGCAGGAGTCGCGCCAGCGCCTCGCTGTTCGTCAGTACGGCGGCCGTCGCGTCCAGGCGGGCCAGATCGCCCGCGGCATCCTCGAGCAGCGCGAGCACGTCGTCGGGCAGGTCGAACTCACGCCCGACCAACGGGTCGGGGAGATACAGCTCGTACGGCCCGCCCAGGCGCTCCGCCCGGGTGAAGCCGTCGGGGTGCCCGGGCCAGCGATGCAACTCAATCCGTGCCATGGTCTTATTCAAGCTTATCCACAAACCTTGAACAAGACCTGTGGATACAAAACAATGTTGTGGACCCTGTGATGGGCACACTGCTGGATGTGACTCTGGATGCGCAGACGCAGCAGATGGTGGCCGCGAACGAGGCCGACTGGAACGCCCGGGCCCCGCTGCACGCGGCGAGCGACTTCTACGACCGGCCCGCGGAGTTCTGGTTCGCCGACTACGAGTGGGCGGATCTCGGTCCGCTCGAGGGGCGCGACGTCCTGCATCTGCAGTGTCATCTCGGGACGGAGACGATCGAGTTCGCGCGGCGGGGTGCGCGGGCCAGCGGGCTCGACCTGTCGGAGAAGTCCTTGGAGGCTGCTCGCGAGATCGCGGGCGAGGCCGGTATCGAGGTCGACTATCTGCATGCGAACGTGTACGACGCGGCGGAGGCGGTCGGCGGCCGGCAGTTCGACATCGTCTACACAGGCAAGGGTGCGCTCTGCTATCTGCCCGAGCTGAAGCAGTGGGCCGAGGTGGTGCGCGACCTGCTGAAGCCTGGTGGTGTCCTGTACATCGTCGAGTTCCACCCGCTGCTCAACTCGCTCCGAGAGGTCTCGCTGCCCGGCGAGTCCGACGAACTGGTCCTCCGCGCCGACTACCTGGAGGGTCGCGGCCCGATCGCGCACGACTCGACCGTCACCTACACCGGCGACGAGGTCCCCGGTCGCAGACCAGCTACGAGTGGCGCCACGGCCTCGGCGAAATCGTCACCACCCTCGCGAGCACCGGCTTCCAGATCACCACGCTGCGTGAATCCGAAGTACTGCCCTGGCCTCGCTGGACATCGATGCAACAGACCCCCGACGGCTGGTGGCGCCTCCCCGACGACGCACCGCGTATCCCGCTCTTCTTCGCGCTCAAGGCAGTCCGATGACCCGCGCGGACCGCGAGCAGGACCTGATCGCCTACTACACCGG includes:
- a CDS encoding ribonucleoside-diphosphate reductase subunit alpha, giving the protein MATTDQPAELTVVRRDGSSTPFDATKISVALTKAFLAVEGADAGTTHRVRDLVTDLTGRVVTALTSRGLNSFSGRRSVHVEDIQDQVELALMRAGEHQVARAYVLYREERTKARTPADPSGVAEKPALTVLAADGTRSPLDLDRLRVVVTEAAAGLDAVDPDLILDATLGACYDGIAQHEVELALVMAARSYVETEPQYSFAASRLLLDQIRREALGRVHGEPRQASQADMTTAYVDYFRRYLQVGIEAGQLDPELGRFDLDRLAAAIRPERDLDFTFLGLQTLYDRYLLHRDKVRYELPQAFFLRVAMGMALREDDREARAIQFYELLSSFRFMSSTPTLFNSGTTRPQLSSCFLTTVEDDLSGIFSGIRNNALLAKYSGGLGNDWTPVRGIGAHIRGTNGESQGVVPFLKIANDTAVAVNQGGKRKGAVCAYLETWHVDIEEFLDLRKNTGDERRRTHDMNTANWVPDLFLQRVEAGGEWTLFSPDEVPDLHELYGAAFADAYRGYEEAADRGEIRVFKRVKAVELWRRMLTVLFETGHPWITFKDACNLRSPQQHDGVVHSSNLCTEITLNTTVEETAVCNLGSVNLVAHLTDDGLDADLLRDTVKTAVRMLDNVIDVNFYTTPESERANQRHRPVGLGLMGFADALCKLRIPYASDAAVEFADSSMEQVSYHAIEASSDLAAERGRYSSYDGSLWSQGVLPIDSLDLLRTARDGDVIIDESRRLDWDGLRQKVLRDGMRNSNLMAIAPTATISNICGVSQSIEPTYSNLFVKSNMSGEFTVANPYLVADLKARGLWDQVMVSDLKYHDGILAGIERIPADLRDLYATAFEIDPQWLVKAASRRQKWIDQAQSLNLYMAKPSGRALDELYRSAWRYGLKTTYYLRSQSATHVEKSTLQGTDGRLNAVPPSLLEAALPEPTGAACAIDDPDCEACQ
- a CDS encoding class I SAM-dependent methyltransferase, which codes for MGTLLDVTLDAQTQQMVAANEADWNARAPLHAASDFYDRPAEFWFADYEWADLGPLEGRDVLHLQCHLGTETIEFARRGARASGLDLSEKSLEAAREIAGEAGIEVDYLHANVYDAAEAVGGRQFDIVYTGKGALCYLPELKQWAEVVRDLLKPGGVLYIVEFHPLLNSLREVSLPGESDELVLRADYLEGRGPIAHDSTVTYTGDEVPGRRPATSGATASAKSSPPSRAPASRSPRCVNPKYCPGLAGHRCNRPPTAGGASPTTHRVSRSSSRSRQSDDPRGPRAGPDRLLHRRTPGTRRSRPSRAASGQTYGVPRPTARRGPRHRPRDRLRTGP
- the cimA gene encoding citramalate synthase: MSISDDFHVYDTTLRDGAQQEGLALSVADKIAIAQHLDELGVGFIEGGWPGAVPKDTEFFERARTELHLRNATFAAFGATCKPESAAADDAQVAALRESGAGVVTLVAKSHDAHVERALRTTLDENLRMVADTVRHLRENGQRVFLDTEHFFDGYRANRAYALEVVRVAAEAGADVVALCDTNGGTLPRELQDVVRDVLESTGARLGIHAHNDGGCAVANSIAAVEAGVTHVQGTINGYGERTGNADLLAVVANLELKRDMRLLPEGNLAESFRIAHAIAEVTNVPPSARQPYVGLSAFAHKAGLHASAIKVDPDLYQHTDPALVGNDMRMLVSEMAGRASVELKGRELGFDLGNDRELVSRVTERVKELEARGYTFEAADASFSLLLSEEVDGKRPSFFDVESWRVITESRADGEAVSESTVKLVAGGEREIVTGEGNGPVNALDHALRTAIERAYPVVNKFELVDYKVRILDQGHGTDAVIRVLIQTTDGEGSWVTVGVGHNIVEASWEALVDAVTFGLLRHKEVVR
- a CDS encoding DinB family protein, with the translated sequence MPEAFDWDMLHRPSAMAMVRGQLGFSWMVLSGRLAQLTDEQYFWRPSSEALTVVRRHYAGHFRSLGSGEWVAQWPDEPDHRGPRTIAWLIAHLTETFFERWEWTFGASRQGRADITLHGNARDAVAWLTYWVEAWQDAIAALDEDEVMTVGLSQANELDAAEPFGHVVLRLNRELIHHGSEIMTLQDLYAVAA
- a CDS encoding ribonucleotide-diphosphate reductase subunit beta; the encoded protein is MRGLPVTTGLSEITVGAARVEVADKAMINARADVNQLLPLKYTWAWEKYLAACNNHWMPTEVSMQADISLWRRPSGAKDGLTDAERLMLKRNLGFFATAESLVANNIVLAVYRQLSNPECRQYLLRQAFEEAVHTHTFQYICTSLGLDEGELFNMYREVPSISDKDAWALKYTQHLEDPDFRTGTPETDTAFLRDLIAFYVVFEGMWFYTGFAQILSLGRRNKMVGIAEQYQYILRDESIHLNFGIDCINQIKQENPHLWTAAFQAEVRQMLTEACELEVAYGRATLPNGMLGLTADLCEQYMHFVTDRRAEQIGLNPIFHETRNPFGWMSEVMDLKKEKNFFETRVIEYQSSSGLSWD
- a CDS encoding Fic family protein, which produces MARIELHRWPGHPDGFTRAERLGGPYELYLPDPLVGREFDLPDDVLALLEDAAGDLARLDATAAVLTNSEALARLLLRAEAVGSSHIEGLVVGARRLLKADVLRDRIHDVTAEEVLGAVDAMTWVTDSVEAGDKLEVDHLLEAHRRLMAQSPNPEYGGEIRYLQNWIGGRSPAEAYYVPPPAHLIPELLADLMTFVRESPLPVLAKTAIAHAQFETVHPFADGNGRTGRALIHLILRAEGVVTRTVPPVSLALATHASEYVDTLTAFRYVGRATTAKARAAANPWLRMFALACTHATAEAARFEQAASDLKAEWRERAAPVRAGSAVELLIDALPAAPVLTLAAAAQLIDRSQQAANQGLARLVEARILREITDGRRNRVYEAPELIDAFTLLERRFASPAADTRIAAPSRPVPPRPGPTH